A stretch of Henckelia pumila isolate YLH828 chromosome 4, ASM3356847v2, whole genome shotgun sequence DNA encodes these proteins:
- the LOC140867138 gene encoding zinc finger BED domain-containing protein RICESLEEPER 2-like, which translates to MAIVITKCLLDWGLDKVFTITVDNVSSNDTTLKEMSKQFSKWGTNLMDGQHLHVRCMAHIINLIVQDGLKEVGDSVRRVRQAIRYIRQSPSRIKRFKDCCEIEKITSKKSLCLDVVTRWNSTYLMLKTALEFENAFLSYGIHDSGLLDHLLTHVCEDGKDVGALTSDDWKNVRKMEKFLEAFYNLTLRVSGSLYVTSNVHFHEIGELACVLKLLVDSDEISLAMMAKRMKAKFDKYWGAPKKMNKMIFIACVLDPRFKYDYVAFVLLRMYGQEKGEKIRDEVKLYMTTLFEEYRKVTSKMSKGSSTDRVEPSTINIGILHKRTLIQQEYLRHKAESGNMDAKTELDRYLDEDVEVANEQFDILLW; encoded by the coding sequence ATGGCAATTGTGATCACTAAATGTTTGCTTGATTGGGGTTTGGATAAGGTGTTCACTATCACAGTTGATAATGTTAGTTCTAACGATACTACATTGAAAGAGATGTCAAAGCAATTCAGTAAATGGGGAACTAATTTGATGGATGGTCAACACCTTCATGTGAGGTGTATGGCTCATATAATCAACCTCATTGTTCAAGATGGCTTGAAAGAAGTTGGAGATTCTGTGAGACGAGTTAGACAAGCTATAAGATATATTAGGCAGTCTCCTTCAAGGATTAAAAGATTCAAAGACTGCTGTGAAATTGAAAAGATAACAAGTAAAAAGTCTTTGTGTTTGGATGTTGTTACTAGGTGGAATTCTACTTACTTGATGTTGAAAACTGCTTTGGAATTTGAAAATGCTTTTCTAAGTTATGGTATTCATGATTCTGGCTTGTTGGATCATCTTCTTACCCATGTTTGTGAAGATGGAAAAGATGTAGGTGCATTGACAAGTGATGACTGGAAAAATGTGAGAAAAATGGAGAAGTTTCTTGAAGCTTTTTATAATCTTACTTTGAGAGTTTCAGGTTCATTATATGTAACTTCAAATGTCCACTTTCATGAAATTGGTGAGCTTGCTTGTGTTTTAAAGTTGTTGGTAGATAGTGATGAAATTTCTTTGGCTATGATGGCAAAAAGGATGAAAGctaaatttgataaatattggGGTGCtccaaaaaaaatgaataaGATGATTTTTATTGCATGTGTTCTTGATCCTCGTTTCAAATATGATTATGTGGCTTTTGTGTTGTTAAGGATGTATGGACAAGAAAAGGGGGAGAAAATAAGAGATGAAGTAAAGTTGTATATGACTACTTTATTTGAAGAGTATAGGAAGGTCACTTCAAAAATGTCTAAAGGATCATCCACTGACAGAGTTGAGCCATCAACTATAAACATTGGAATCCTTCATAAAAGAACATTAATACAACAAGAATACTTAAGGCATAAGGCTGAAAGTGGAAATATGGATGCTAAGACTGAGTTAGATAGGTATCTTGATGAAGATGTTGAGGTTGCAAATGAACAATTTGATATTTTGCTTTGGTGA
- the LOC140864141 gene encoding protease Do-like 9, translating into MCKETRLKRKRGRGAESRPPVAAALDNGNDSSPSVAAVSSENDVVFSVSNVELINPSSPKASHHHLRRRGRPRKSPIPEPPATSKTLSIPTPAIPNGSLSTALIIDSAVARVVPAMDSVVKVFCVHTEPNFSLPWQRKRQYSSSSSGFVIEGRRVLTNAHSVEHYTQVKLKKRGSDTKYVATVLAIGTECDIAMLTVEDDEFWEGVSPVQFGDLPALQDAVTVVGYPIGGDTISVTSGVVSRIEILSYVHGSTELLGLQIDAAINSGNSGGPAFNDKGNCVGIAFQSLKHEDVENIGYVIPTPVIMHFIQDYEKNGSYTGFPILGVEWQKMENPDLRLSMGMKSDQKGVRIRRIDPTAPEFKVLKPSDIILSFDGVDIANDGTVPFRHGERIGFSYLVSQKYTEDSAAIKVLRNSEILKFNIKLGTHRRLIPAHNKGRPPSYYIIAGFVFTTVSVPYFRSEYGKDYEYEAPVKLLDKLLHEMPQSPDEQIVVVSQVLVADINIGYEDIVNTQVLAFNGQPVKNLKSLARMVESCNDEFLKFDLEYQQIVVLQTKTAKAATLDILATHCIPSAMSDDLKI; encoded by the exons ATGTGCAAGGAAACCAGATTAAAAAGGAAGCGCGGCCGCGGCGCCGAATCCCGGCCGCCCGTCGCCGCCGCACTCGACAACGGAAATGATTCCTCTCCCTCCGTCGCCGCTGTCTCCTCCGAAAATGACGTTGTATTTTCAGTCAGCAACGTGGAGCTCATCAACCCTAGTTCTCCCAAAGCCTCCCACCACCACCTCCGACGCCGGGGCCGCCCCAGAAAAAGCCCAATTCCCGAGCCGCCTGCCACTTCGAAAACCCTGTCAATACCCACGCCAGCTATCCCTAATGGATCATTGTCAACCGCGCTGATTATCGATAGTGCGGTGGCTAGGGTTGTTCCCGCCATGGACTCCGTGGTTAAGGTATTTTGTGTTCATACGGAGCCAAATTTCTCTTTGCCGTGGCAGAGGAAAAGGCAGTACAGCTCGAGCAGTAGTGGGTTTGTTATAGAAGGGCGGAGAGTTTTAACCAATGCCCATTCCGTGGAGCATTATACACAGGTTAAGTTGAAGAAGAGAGGCTCAGATACCAAGTATGTGGCCACCGTGCTTGCAATAGGGACAGAATGTGACATTG CCATGCTCAcagtggaagatgatgaatTCTGGGAAGGGGTTTCACCTGTACAATTTGGGGATTTGCCTGCACTACAAGATGCTGTGACAGTTGTAGGTTATCCAATTGGAGGTGACACTATCTCTGTGACAAGTGGAGTTGTGTCACGGATAGAGATCCTTTCTTATGTTCATGGATCCACCGAACTTCTGGGGTTACAG ATTGACGCTGCTATTAACTCTGGGAATTCCGGTGGACCTGCTTTTAATGACAAGGGAAATTGTGTTGGTATTGCATTTCAATCACTCAAGCATGAAGATGTGGAGAATATTGGTTATGTGATACCAACACCAGTCATCATGCACTTTATTCAAGATTATGAGAAGAATGGATCATATACTG GTTTCCCCATTCTCGGGGTTGAGTGGCAAAAGATGGAAAATCCCGACTTGCGGTTGTCCATGGGGATGAAATCTGATCAGAAGGGTGTTCGAATAAGAAGAATTGATCCCACTGCTCCAGAATTCAAGGTTTTGAAACCATCAGATATCATTCTCAGCTTTGATGGAGTTGATATTGCGAATGATGGAACCG TTCCATTCAGGCATGGAGAGCGTATAGGTTTCAGCTACCTTGTGTCCCAGAAATACACTGAAGATAGTGCCGCAATTAAAGTTCTTCGTAATTCTGAAATTCTTAAGTTCAATATTAAGCTTGGTACTCATAGAAGGTTGATTCCAGCTCACAACAAGGGAAGACCTCCCTCTTATTATATCATCGCTGGATTTGTTTTTACGACGGTTTCTGTTCCATATTTTCGTTCTGAG TATGGAAAGGATTACGAGTATGAAGCTCCAGTCAAGTTACTGGACAAACTCTTACATGAAATGCCCCAATCTCCAGATGAacaaattgttgttgtttcacAG GTGCTTGTCGCTGACATCAACATTGGGTATGAAGATATTGTCAATACTCAG GTTCTTGCTTTTAATGGTCAACCTGTGAAGAATCTGAAAAGCTTAGCCAGAATGGTAGAAAGTTGCAACGATGAATTCTTGAAATTTGATTTAGAATACCAGCAG ATTGTCGTCCTCCAAACAAAGACTGCGAAAGCGGCGACTCTGGACATCCTTGCCACACATTGCATACCATCAGCAATGTCAGATGATCTAAAGATTTGA
- the LOC140865394 gene encoding probable inactive receptor kinase At2g26730: protein MNRARVSLVLQAFFLLLSMANSETAEVRDALVMFLEKLDPQDIHGRQNWGWNTSSDPCNGSWKGVTCYTDSQTVKRIVLEELNLTGILDASSLCVTKALAVLSLSSNSIIGAFPEEISRCSRLTHVYLHGNTFSGNLPTSLSKLSNLKRIDVSGNMFTGGIPNVSRISGLLSFLAEDNKLSGGIPEFDFSNLEEFNVSNNNLNGSIPNVGGKFNESSFIGNPGLCGMLLSNACPLLPPPTKTGSSFKKDHFLYAACAVIGLIIVSLIAFKLIKSRKYIETKNTSNKGYQEDNTHEKVSSTSSESKAAGGKTSEFSVTSHETGKGASSSLVVLSNQPANGLKFEDLLRSPAELIERGRRGTLYKVILDDGSTLAVKRIKDWDISRADFKKRMQRIDDVKHPNVMPLVAFYCSRQEKLLVYEFQQNGSLFKLLHGSQNGQPFDWGSRMSIAAKISEAMAFMHESLQACGIAHGNLKSSNILLSDKMEPFISEYGLREVENQDHLVLAEIESFQETKSIRGSTAPKNGFKADIYSFGIILLELLTGKLVKNNGYDLARWVNSAIREEWTVEVFDQTLISEGASEEKMVNLLQVALKCINSLTETRPNMREIAGMINSVQEYEEKSIYSDP, encoded by the exons ATGAACCGAGCTCGTGTATCGTTAGTTCTCCAGGCATTCTTTCTTCTGTTATCGATGGCAAACTCGGAAACAGCAGAAGTGAGGGATGCATTGGTCATGTTTTTGGAAAAACTTGACCCCCAAGACATTCATGGAAGACAAAACTGGGGTTGGAATACTAGTTCAGATCCCTGCAATGGAAGTTGGAAAGGGGTGACTTGTTACACTGATTCGCAAACCGTCAAGAGAATAGTTCTTGAAGAACTCAACCTCACAGGGATACTTGATGCTTCCTCTCTTTGTGTAACGAAAGCTCTCGCGGTTTTGAGTCTCAGCTCTAACAGTATTATTGGAGCATTCCCAGAGGAGATATCAAGGTGCAGCAGACTGACACATGTGTATCTACATGGAAACACATTTTCAGGAAATCTTCCCACATCCCTCTCGAAACTAAGCAATCTAAAAAGGATTGATGTATCAGGCAATATGTTTACTGGTGGAATCCCGAATGTGTCAAGAATCTCCGGGTTGCTATCTTTTCTTGCAGAAGACAATAAGCTCAGTGGCGGTATACCGgagtttgatttctcaaatcTCGAAGAGTTTAATGTCTCTAACAACAATCTCAACGGCTCAATTCCTAATGTTGGAGGGAAATTCAATGAAAGCAGCTTTATAGGCAATCCGGGATTGTGTGGAATGCTATTGTCTAATGCTTGCCCTCTCCTTCCTCCACCTACAAAGACAGGCTCATCCTTTAAGAAAGACCATTTTCTCTACGCTGCATGCGCGGTAATTGGACTCATTATTGTGAGTCTGATTGCCTTCAAATTGATCAAGAGTAGGAAATATATAGAGACTAAAAACACCTCTAACAAGGGCTATCAAGAAGACAACACACACGAGAAAGTAAGCAGCACATCCAGCGAGTCGAAGGCTGCTGGTGGAAAAACCTCTGAATTCTCTGTAACATCACATGAAACTGGAAAGGGCGCCTCATCCTCACTTGTAGTTCTCTCAAATCAGCCGGCGAATGGGCTCAAGTTTGAGGACTTGCTGCGATCTCCAGCTGAGTTGATCGAGAGAGGCAGGCGTGGAACCCTCTATAAGGTGATACTAGACGATGGCTCGACTCTAGCGGTGAAGAGAATCAAGGATTGGGATATTTCAAGGGCTGATTTCAAGAAGAGGATGCAGCGGATAGACGACGTGAAGCATCCCAACGTGATGCCTCTGGTCGCCTTTTATTGCTCTAGACAAGAAAAACTCCTGGTTTATGAATTTCAACAGAATGGAAGTCTCTTCAAACTTCTTCATG GATCCCAAAATGGCCAACCATTTGACTGGGGAAGCAGAATGAGCATAGCTGCCAAAATATCCGAAGCAATGGCTTTTATGCACGAAAGTCTCCAAGCTTGTGGAATTGCTCATGGAAACCTGAAGTCCTCAAACATCTTACTCAGTGACAAAATGGAGCCCTTTATAAGTGAATATGGTCTGAGAGAGGTTGAAAATCAAGACCATTTGGTTCTTGCTGAAATAGAAAGTTTCCAAGAAACCAAATCTATCAGAGGAAGTACTGCCCCAAAAAATGGCTTCAAGGCGGATATTTACAGCTTCGGCATAATCCTTCTCGAGCTCCTAACAGGAAAACTAGTCAAGAACAATGGATATGATCTAGCCAGGTGGGTTAATTCTGCCATAAGAGAGGAATGGACGGTTGAAGTTTTCGATCAAACACTGATCTCAGAAGGTGCCAGTGAGGAAAAAATGGTGAATTTGCTTCAAGTCGCTCTAAAGTGCATCAATTCTTTAACAGAAACGAGGCCAAACATGAGGGAAATTGCTGGAATGATAAATTCTGTACAGGAATATGAAGAGAAATCTATATATTCTGATCCTTGA